The Acidobacteriota bacterium genome has a segment encoding these proteins:
- a CDS encoding YajQ family cyclic di-GMP-binding protein, with amino-acid sequence MGLDHSFDIVSRLDMQEVANAVNITLKEIRNRFDFRNSRVDIVLDKEKMSLVAEDDFKIKALRTALEEKLVKRKVSLKALQYGRVEDGANRTVKQEVLFQAGIPIEKAREIVRLVKAEKFKAQVAIQGDEVRVSSAKIDVLQEVLAFLRGRDLGIHMQFTNYR; translated from the coding sequence ATGGGCCTGGACCATTCGTTCGACATCGTCTCCCGCCTCGACATGCAGGAAGTGGCGAACGCCGTCAACATCACCCTGAAGGAGATCCGGAACCGCTTCGACTTCCGGAACAGCCGGGTCGACATCGTCCTCGACAAGGAGAAGATGAGCCTCGTCGCCGAGGACGATTTCAAGATCAAGGCTCTGCGGACGGCCCTCGAGGAGAAGCTGGTCAAGCGCAAGGTCTCCCTGAAGGCCCTCCAGTACGGCCGCGTCGAGGACGGCGCCAACCGCACGGTCAAGCAGGAGGTCCTCTTCCAGGCCGGCATCCCGATCGAGAAGGCACGCGAGATCGTCAGGCTGGTCAAGGCGGAGAAGTTCAAGGCCCAGGTCGCCATCCAGGGCGACGAGGTCCGGGTCTCCTCGGCCAAGATCGACGTCCTCCAGGAGGTCCTGGCCTTCCTCCGCGGCCGGGACCTCGGCATTCACATGCAGTTCACGAACTACCGATGA
- a CDS encoding TatD family hydrolase, with amino-acid sequence MADPPRLVDSHAHLDMPEFDADRPEVVRRAFAAGLAAILCPADLTRPASLAAIEALAAEFGPILAAAGVHPHQAKDLTSDHVRELGALAGRSAIRAIGEIGLDYHYDFSPRESQLQALRTQLAFAGSAGLPVILHSRLAGADIIASVDGERFGRGGILHCFTEDWTVASAMLDRGFLISFSGILTFPKAGALREVAARVPLDRLLVETDSPYLAPVPYRGAGRRNEPAFVVETARVLAGLRGLALEDLAEATTRNFARLFPFEKA; translated from the coding sequence ATGGCCGATCCGCCCCGTCTCGTCGATTCCCACGCCCACCTCGACATGCCCGAGTTCGACGCCGACCGGCCCGAAGTCGTCCGCCGGGCCTTCGCGGCCGGCCTGGCGGCCATCCTCTGCCCGGCCGACCTGACCCGCCCGGCCAGCCTGGCCGCGATCGAGGCCCTGGCCGCCGAGTTCGGCCCCATCCTGGCCGCGGCCGGCGTCCATCCCCACCAGGCCAAGGACCTGACCTCAGACCATGTCCGGGAGCTCGGGGCCCTGGCCGGCCGCTCGGCCATCCGGGCGATCGGCGAGATCGGGCTCGATTATCACTACGACTTCTCGCCGCGGGAGTCGCAGCTCCAGGCCCTCCGGACCCAGCTGGCCTTCGCCGGTTCGGCCGGTCTGCCGGTCATCCTCCACAGCCGCCTGGCCGGGGCGGACATCATCGCCTCCGTCGACGGCGAGCGCTTCGGGCGCGGCGGCATCCTCCACTGCTTCACGGAGGACTGGACGGTCGCCTCGGCCATGCTCGACCGCGGCTTCCTCATCTCGTTCTCCGGCATCCTGACCTTCCCCAAGGCCGGCGCTCTCCGCGAGGTCGCCGCCCGGGTCCCGCTCGACCGCCTGCTCGTCGAGACCGATTCGCCCTACCTCGCGCCCGTCCCCTACCGCGGCGCGGGGCGGCGCAACGAGCCGGCCTTCGTCGTCGAGACGGCCCGGGTCCTGGCCGGGCTCCGGGGCCTCGCCCTCGAGGACCTGGCCGAGGCCACGACCAGGAATTTCGCCCGCCTGTTCCCGTTTGAAAAAGCCTGA